The Cicer arietinum cultivar CDC Frontier isolate Library 1 chromosome 1, Cicar.CDCFrontier_v2.0, whole genome shotgun sequence genome contains the following window.
tagtGTCAAATCATCACGGATAAATTACCTATAATTCTTCTACGGATAACCTAAGCCTCACCAAAAAACATGGGAAACAATTTTTTCACATTTccgataaaaaaataattacattaaaaatctTATGAATATTTATGATAAGCAAAGGAACTataaaacacaaatttaaatttaatgtaattCCATTAAATCAATATAAAACATCACACACGAAATCTTGTCTAGTCTAGGAGAAAATAATTGTGTACTCTGTAGCCAATAAGAAGCAGAGAAAGTGAAAAACAGAGTAGATAGAGAAAAGAGTCTACATTTcacaaaaagaatatatatatctCACCATGATTTGCACATATTAATCATCATGTGGATTCCCTAATAATAACACCATGATCATCACCACTAGCAAAAATTACAAAGTGAAACTTCCACCACCATCATGAAGGGGCACTACTACCTATCAAACACCtagcttttttatttatttttttactttccaaatatatatactttttaattttgttgttgttgatagaTGAAAAAGAATGTTATGAAGAAGTTATATTACAAGCTGTTGATTTGGATTTATCAAGTATAGACCACATAACATGAACATCTTCATAACCGCATGCCATGACTTCACCATGTAGATCCATTCCACGGTTCTGATCTTGTTCTGTTGAATCATAAAAATCAGTGATACTAATCAATGATATTAACCAATATGATTAgacacatttattttatttatatgtacatACCTATTTGAGATTTCTTATGATCCCTTGGTGGTTGCTGGTTAAAGAAAGTGCAAGCTTTCTTGAATGGGGATGTAATTGTCTTCTTCCAAGAAGCCattgaaatttgattttggaTAATTTTGGTTCTATAAGAAATATAGTTCTCTTTGTAATAGTACTGTATTATTATTCTCTAGGCCTTATATATACTATGCAGAGGATGTCTAGTTAGGAGAAATTTAATAATGtaggaaaaatatttatttataaaaaaataataagaggaACATAAAGAGAGAGAAATTTAATAGAGGCAAGATCCGTGAGATGAGGTTATAAATGAAAGGAAAATCACAACTTTATTTTGAGTTTCCTTATCTCATCAAACAAAAGGTATAACACACTGTACCCAAGCACATGCTGCACGCTCCCTCTCTCACATACTTCCTTACACGTGAATTCTTTTCCATTGgattctataataataataataataataataataataataacaataataataattattattattataattattatttttattattatttattaaagaattttttttttatcttgacTATCTAATTCTCAAGAGAAAACCATcgttattataaattagaatttagtaaagagaaataaaatatgataaaaaattgttcaagttataatttaaaattgagtatcttttcaaatgatttatttataatttaaaatcgttaatcacttaaatttaactatttaatttatttattaaagtacTTGAATTAAACTAAACGgtttgctttttcttttttctatatAAGTTAGCCGTTAGCCTTTTGGAGGAAGGTCCCCCATTATGGCATATAACCATCTTTTTAGTTGCATTTTGgttctttttaaaactaaaataatcaCATCTTTTGTGGATGAAATAAATGGACGTAATTAATATGGATCACGAAAAGGTTGTATGTGATGCTCACcttttttaagtaaattaatAGATTTTCCCCAAAAAATTTGAGTAATAGTAATGGTCcatataaacaattttacatagataatataaataaatgattttataatttttaataatttaaaattataattatgagataattaaaatgataaaatcaaTCGTAACTATTTagtgtcacttaaaattaatttataccgATATAGAATACTATCCATTTTCTCAAAGTTACCTAGTATATTTGCTAAAACTGGTATAGGTTCACTAATGAAGCAATATTGCAATGCATTAAATGTTACTAAAACTTcactattaaatatatttagacAAAATTAGTACTAAAATGAGTGGTCTCCAAGAGTCTCTATGACCTTCCAccattttttgtataaaaagaGACAGATGGAGCAATAATAACACGATTGTTTCTGATAGATAAATACAACttgatttatttcaatttgaatcCTCCAAATTATACTTTTAGTTGCATATAAAGCCCTTTTTTCTAGGTAACATTTAGTATACATACAAATGCTAAATTTGTGCACCAAACACAAGTGCAGCAAAAACAGTAGGTAGTTCCGATTTTTTCcattttccttttatttattaactCAATAGTTTGATATGTTACGTTAAGAATTCAattgtagaaagaaaaaaaattaaaattaaaattttaaaattgtgaaTAATATAACAAATGTTCTTAGGACATTAATTAGCAcgactttatatatattattggttaaat
Protein-coding sequences here:
- the LOC101488468 gene encoding uncharacterized protein, coding for MASWKKTITSPFKKACTFFNQQPPRDHKKSQIEQDQNRGMDLHGEVMACGYEDVHVMWSILDKSKSTACNITSS